A single region of the Verrucomicrobiia bacterium genome encodes:
- a CDS encoding ATP-binding cassette domain-containing protein, with protein sequence MSDSLLVVEALTHRYGDRTALNNVSFQVAKGEIFALLGPNGGGKTTLFRILSTLVAPSQGSVRMFGVDVVREQGEIRRRIGVVFQSPSLDRKLTVLENLRHQGHLYNLRGQGLQSRIDLLLSRFGMADRKGDLVETLSGGQRRRVELAKGLLHKPQLLLLDEPSTGLDPRVRRELSDYLERLRDEDGMTILLTTHLMEEADRCDRLAILDHGQLVALSTPRELKEQIGGDVISVETRQPQALAEQIGKRFGIEARTLSGSVRVERINGHKFIAELVEAFPGQIDAISIHKPTLEDVFICRTGRRFEEAVA encoded by the coding sequence ATGAGCGACTCTCTTCTCGTGGTCGAAGCGCTGACACACCGCTACGGTGATCGCACGGCCCTCAATAATGTCAGTTTCCAGGTCGCCAAGGGCGAAATCTTCGCGCTGCTCGGCCCGAATGGCGGTGGCAAGACGACGCTCTTCCGAATCCTCAGCACCCTGGTTGCGCCCAGCCAGGGAAGCGTACGCATGTTCGGTGTCGACGTGGTCCGCGAGCAGGGCGAGATTCGCCGCCGCATCGGAGTAGTCTTTCAATCGCCAAGCTTGGACCGCAAACTGACCGTGCTTGAGAACCTCCGCCATCAGGGTCATCTCTACAATCTTCGCGGACAGGGATTGCAATCACGGATTGATCTGTTGCTTTCGCGGTTTGGTATGGCGGATCGCAAGGGTGATCTCGTAGAAACCCTTTCGGGCGGCCAGCGACGAAGGGTGGAGTTGGCGAAGGGCCTCTTGCACAAGCCGCAGTTGCTGTTACTCGACGAACCGAGCACGGGACTCGATCCCCGCGTGCGGCGGGAGTTGTCGGATTATCTCGAACGTTTGCGTGATGAAGATGGCATGACCATTTTGCTGACGACACACCTGATGGAGGAAGCGGATCGGTGCGACCGTCTGGCGATATTGGATCACGGCCAACTCGTGGCACTCAGTACACCGCGCGAATTGAAGGAACAGATTGGCGGTGACGTGATTTCGGTGGAAACCCGTCAACCCCAAGCATTGGCCGAACAGATTGGCAAACGGTTTGGCATCGAGGCGCGGACCTTGAGCGGTAGCGTGCGCGTCGAGCGGATAAACGGCCATAAGTTCATTGCGGAGTTGGTCGAGGCGTTCCCCGGTCAGATCGACGCTATCAGCATTCACAAGCCGACGCTGGAAGATGTGTTTATTTGTCGTACCGGGCGTCGATTTGAGGAGGCGGTGGCGTGA
- the cyoE gene encoding heme o synthase has protein sequence MKSLSSYIELTKPRILSMVLVTTTIGYFLAAKGIHPLGTLFLTLLGVGCATGGSAALNNYLERDVDGRMVRTRDRALPAGLIQPANALAFGISLVLLGLFILVWAINLLTGFLVLLAAFLYVLVYTPMKRLTWLNTTFGAIPGAIPPLCGWAAATGRLDAGAWVLFLILFAWQHPHFYAIAWMFKDDYRDAGFKMLPVVDPSGVRTFRQTILFATLLLGVSVLPTTIGMTGRVYCIGALMIGLALLAVGVLFTRSKSFLDARRLLKASVIYLPLLLLLIIIDAGF, from the coding sequence ATGAAAAGTCTCTCCTCCTATATCGAGTTGACCAAGCCGCGCATCCTATCGATGGTGTTGGTGACGACGACCATCGGTTATTTTCTCGCGGCGAAGGGGATTCATCCGTTAGGGACTCTTTTCCTGACGCTGCTCGGCGTGGGTTGCGCGACGGGCGGTTCGGCGGCGTTGAATAACTATCTGGAACGCGACGTGGACGGTAGAATGGTGCGCACTCGCGATCGCGCCTTACCTGCGGGCTTGATCCAACCGGCGAACGCTCTGGCCTTCGGCATCAGCCTCGTGCTGCTCGGGTTATTCATCCTAGTTTGGGCGATTAACCTACTCACCGGCTTTCTCGTCCTGCTCGCGGCGTTCCTGTACGTGCTGGTTTACACGCCGATGAAGCGCTTGACGTGGCTCAATACGACATTTGGGGCAATTCCCGGCGCAATTCCACCGTTGTGCGGCTGGGCCGCCGCGACCGGCCGGCTCGACGCCGGCGCGTGGGTGCTTTTCCTGATTCTTTTCGCATGGCAACACCCTCACTTCTACGCGATCGCGTGGATGTTCAAGGACGACTATCGCGATGCGGGTTTCAAAATGTTGCCCGTCGTCGATCCAAGTGGCGTACGTACATTCCGCCAGACGATTTTGTTTGCCACCCTCTTGCTAGGGGTATCGGTACTCCCCACCACCATCGGCATGACGGGCAGGGTGTACTGCATCGGAGCGCTCATGATTGGCCTGGCGCTGCTGGCGGTCGGCGTGCTGTTCACCCGCTCGAAATCGTTTCTCGACGCGCGACGGTTGCTCAAGGCCTCCGTCATCTATCTTCCGCTATTGCTGCTACTCATCATCATCGATGCCGGCTTTTAG
- a CDS encoding COX15/CtaA family protein produces MNNHFHRWLHRFACLLAFATFLLICAGASVTSHRAGLAVPDWPTTYGSFMFSFPISKWVGNIRYEHVHRLIASVVGMLTVALTFWLVRREQRRWVRRLGIAALGVVIAQGVLGGLTVKLMLPPPISIAHASLAEVFFCITIALALVTSECWMQAPPAYETANAGLIRRLALISTFAIYLQIILGATIRHSESGVLAHIIGAVVVFGCVITSMVIVLFTQKQKEFVRLAILLLGLVTAQVALGLVTLMVRVPKNVDGQLSAIQVIVPTLHLAFGALILATSLVITLKAYRFLALPREEAALPFAAGALS; encoded by the coding sequence ATGAACAATCACTTCCACCGTTGGCTGCACCGCTTCGCTTGTTTGTTGGCCTTTGCGACGTTCCTCCTCATTTGCGCGGGCGCGAGCGTGACCAGTCACCGCGCGGGCCTGGCGGTTCCCGATTGGCCAACCACATACGGCAGCTTTATGTTCTCCTTCCCGATATCAAAGTGGGTCGGCAACATCCGCTATGAACACGTTCACCGTCTGATCGCTAGCGTGGTCGGGATGTTGACCGTCGCCCTGACATTTTGGCTGGTGCGGAGGGAACAACGCCGCTGGGTGCGCCGCCTCGGCATCGCCGCCTTGGGCGTGGTGATTGCCCAAGGGGTTTTGGGCGGATTGACGGTGAAACTAATGCTCCCGCCACCAATCTCCATCGCCCACGCGAGCCTGGCGGAGGTGTTTTTCTGCATCACGATAGCTTTGGCGCTGGTCACCTCCGAGTGCTGGATGCAGGCGCCACCGGCTTATGAAACCGCTAACGCCGGGTTGATTCGACGATTGGCGCTGATCTCGACGTTCGCGATCTACCTGCAGATCATCCTCGGGGCGACGATTCGTCATTCCGAATCGGGCGTTCTCGCGCACATCATCGGTGCCGTCGTGGTCTTTGGGTGTGTCATCACCAGCATGGTGATCGTGCTGTTCACGCAAAAGCAAAAGGAATTCGTTCGGCTGGCGATTTTATTACTCGGGCTGGTTACAGCCCAGGTTGCATTGGGATTGGTGACATTGATGGTACGCGTGCCGAAGAATGTCGACGGTCAATTGTCGGCGATCCAGGTAATCGTGCCGACACTGCACCTTGCGTTCGGCGCGCTGATTTTGGCGACAAGCTTGGTGATCACGTTGAAGGCCTACCGGTTCCTCGCTCTGCCGAGGGAGGAAGCGGCATTGCCATTTGCAGCAGGGGCGCTCTCATGA
- a CDS encoding cytochrome C oxidase subunit IV family protein, with the protein MSDTHHEDVQSHVKTYIKVFVALAVGTLITVLASNIHLGIILGIIVALIIATVKGSLVAAFFMHLSAERKMIYWVLVLTATFVVVMVGLIMFARQDQQGRQQGIFVVPQGHVPAHPAE; encoded by the coding sequence ATGAGCGACACGCATCACGAAGACGTTCAAAGCCACGTGAAGACCTACATCAAAGTCTTTGTTGCGCTGGCGGTCGGCACGCTGATCACTGTGTTGGCCTCCAACATCCACCTTGGCATCATCCTCGGCATTATTGTGGCGTTGATCATCGCCACGGTCAAAGGTTCGCTGGTAGCGGCCTTTTTCATGCATCTCTCTGCCGAGCGAAAAATGATCTACTGGGTGCTCGTGCTCACGGCGACATTTGTGGTGGTGATGGTGGGGTTGATCATGTTTGCCCGTCAGGACCAGCAGGGACGTCAACAGGGGATTTTCGTCGTGCCACAAGGACACGTGCCGGCGCATCCGGCGGAGTAA
- a CDS encoding cytochrome c oxidase subunit 3 codes for MSTAIEIPYNSTERPDTGLYNAKLGIWLFLASEVMLFGALFSTYVLLRTGAETWEHGAEFLNVPLATINTLVLIISSVTMVMSWASLKMKNLGRYKLYMGLTILCGAIFLVIKGFEYAHKFETGLWPSTSTFMAIYFTMTGLHGLHVIGGMIVNSYLWGPGSKMWQTDPERFTNRIEVAGLYWHFVDLVWIFLFPVLYLLPGK; via the coding sequence ATGTCTACTGCCATTGAGATTCCTTACAACTCGACCGAGCGACCGGATACCGGCCTGTACAATGCCAAACTGGGCATTTGGCTTTTTCTTGCCTCGGAAGTGATGCTGTTCGGCGCATTGTTCTCGACGTACGTGCTGTTGCGCACGGGCGCGGAGACGTGGGAACACGGCGCGGAATTCCTCAACGTCCCACTGGCCACGATCAATACGCTGGTGCTGATTATCTCCAGCGTGACGATGGTCATGAGTTGGGCCTCGTTGAAGATGAAGAATCTCGGCCGGTACAAGTTGTACATGGGCCTGACTATCCTGTGCGGCGCGATCTTCCTGGTCATTAAGGGATTTGAGTACGCGCATAAATTCGAGACCGGCCTGTGGCCGTCGACGAGCACATTCATGGCGATCTACTTCACGATGACCGGGCTGCACGGGTTGCACGTCATCGGCGGCATGATCGTCAATAGTTACCTCTGGGGGCCCGGCAGCAAGATGTGGCAGACCGACCCGGAACGCTTCACGAATCGGATCGAAGTCGCCGGTTTGTATTGGCACTTCGTCGATCTCGTGTGGATTTTCCTGTTCCCCGTCCTTTACCTTTTGCCAGGCAAATAG